In Phreatobacter stygius, a genomic segment contains:
- the ftsA gene encoding cell division protein FtsA: MTSPFKYGLTPKMRPISPRRSAILCVLDIGTSKIVCMIARLRPREGSDILPNRTHKAEVLGIGHTRARGMKSGSVADMAKAEASIRQAVDAAERMAEVQVDRVIVTVSAGRIGSEQYEARVTCAAPRVQDHDLHRVLEAASDHSVRQGRAVLHSMPIGFRLDDTRGIKDPRGMLGSGLGVDMHVATCDVASARNLMLCVERCHLTVEAMVAAPFASGLSVLTDDEAELGTVCIDMGAGTTTLAVFAGSHFVHADAVAIGSHHVTMDIARGLSARLSDAERIKVLNGACFAAKSDERDIINVPLISEDERDLPNQVTRAQVIRIIRPRVDEILEMVRDRLTASGAAAEAGRRIVLTGGGSQLPGLADLAAQVLGRQVRVARPVGITGLPDSAKGPPFAAAVGLTVYPQIAGIEHFEPQRRFFAATGTDGYFSRVGKWIRDSF, translated from the coding sequence ATGACCTCCCCGTTCAAATATGGCCTGACCCCGAAGATGCGGCCGATCTCGCCGCGTCGTTCGGCTATTCTCTGCGTGCTCGATATCGGCACCTCGAAGATCGTCTGCATGATCGCCCGGCTCCGGCCGCGCGAGGGTTCGGACATCCTGCCGAACCGCACCCACAAGGCCGAGGTGCTCGGCATCGGGCATACCCGTGCCCGCGGCATGAAATCCGGCAGCGTCGCCGACATGGCCAAGGCCGAAGCCTCGATCCGCCAGGCGGTCGATGCCGCTGAACGAATGGCCGAGGTCCAGGTCGACCGTGTCATCGTCACCGTCTCGGCCGGTCGCATCGGCTCCGAGCAATATGAGGCGCGGGTCACCTGCGCGGCGCCGCGCGTGCAGGACCACGACCTGCACCGGGTGCTGGAGGCCGCCTCCGACCATTCGGTTCGCCAGGGCCGCGCCGTGCTGCATTCCATGCCGATCGGCTTCCGGCTCGACGATACCCGCGGCATCAAGGATCCGCGCGGCATGCTCGGCTCGGGCCTCGGCGTCGACATGCATGTCGCGACCTGCGACGTCGCTTCGGCGCGCAACCTGATGCTTTGCGTCGAGCGCTGCCACCTGACCGTCGAGGCCATGGTCGCGGCCCCCTTCGCGTCCGGCCTGTCGGTGCTGACCGATGACGAGGCCGAGCTCGGCACGGTGTGCATCGACATGGGCGCGGGCACGACGACGCTGGCGGTCTTCGCCGGCAGCCATTTCGTCCATGCCGACGCGGTCGCCATCGGCTCGCATCACGTCACCATGGACATCGCCCGCGGGCTGTCGGCCCGGCTCAGCGACGCCGAGCGGATCAAGGTGCTGAACGGTGCCTGCTTCGCCGCCAAGTCGGACGAGCGCGACATCATCAACGTGCCCTTGATTTCCGAGGACGAGCGCGACCTGCCGAATCAGGTCACCCGTGCCCAGGTCATTCGCATCATCCGTCCGCGCGTCGACGAGATTCTGGAGATGGTGCGCGACCGGCTGACCGCCTCGGGCGCCGCGGCGGAGGCCGGCCGGCGCATCGTGCTCACCGGCGGCGGCTCGCAATTGCCGGGTCTGGCCGATCTCGCCGCCCAGGTTCTCGGCCGTCAGGTGCGGGTTGCCCGCCCGGTCGGCATTACCGGACTTCCCGACAGCGCCAAGGGCCCGCCCTTTGCCGCCGCGGTCGGCCTTACCGTCTATCCGCAGATCGCGGGAATCGAGCATTTCGAACCGCAGCGGCGCTTCTTCGCCGCGACCGGTACGGACGGCTACTTCTCGCGCGTCGGTAAGTGGATACGGGACAGTTTTTGA
- a CDS encoding outer membrane protein assembly factor BamD — protein MSLVKRPFDRLPRRTFVLATVLAATFPLGACANAPSFGNLFAGPDPTNLPDEPAEKLYNEGLALQNRRDWRRAALKFMEIDRTHPYTEWAKRALVMAAYSYYEAQDYEETINQARRYIQLHPGSSDAAYAQYLMGAAQYDQIPDVNRDQGRTERALVVLEEVTRKWPQSEYATAARRKIEVARDQLAGREMMVGRYYLERRQFAGAINRYRTVVSQFQTTRHVEEALARLTECYMSLGIVNEAQTAAAVLGHNFPDSQWYKDSYALIATQGLAPREDTGSWISRAFRRVTG, from the coding sequence GTGAGCTTGGTAAAGCGTCCGTTTGATCGACTGCCGCGCCGCACTTTCGTGCTGGCGACGGTACTGGCTGCGACCTTCCCGCTCGGCGCTTGCGCCAATGCGCCGTCGTTCGGAAATCTGTTCGCCGGTCCGGATCCGACCAATCTGCCGGACGAGCCGGCCGAGAAGCTCTACAATGAGGGCCTGGCGCTGCAGAACCGGCGCGACTGGCGCCGCGCCGCGCTGAAATTCATGGAGATCGACCGCACCCATCCCTATACGGAATGGGCCAAGCGGGCCCTGGTCATGGCGGCCTATTCTTATTACGAGGCCCAGGACTACGAAGAGACGATCAACCAGGCGCGCCGCTATATCCAGCTGCATCCGGGCTCGTCGGACGCGGCTTATGCCCAATATCTGATGGGCGCGGCGCAATATGACCAGATCCCGGACGTCAACCGCGACCAGGGCCGTACCGAGCGCGCGTTGGTCGTGCTGGAAGAGGTCACCCGCAAGTGGCCGCAGTCGGAATATGCCACCGCCGCCCGCCGCAAGATCGAGGTCGCCCGCGACCAGCTCGCCGGCCGCGAAATGATGGTCGGCCGCTACTATCTGGAGCGCCGTCAGTTCGCCGGCGCGATCAACCGCTACCGCACCGTGGTCTCGCAGTTCCAGACCACCCGCCACGTCGAGGAGGCGCTGGCCCGCCTCACCGAGTGCTACATGTCGCTCGGCATCGTCAATGAAGCACAGACGGCGGCCGCGGTTCTCGGGCACAATTTCCCCGACAGCCAGTGGTACAAGGACAGTTACGCGCTGATCGCGACCCAGGGACTGGCGCCGCGCGAGGACACCGGCTCGTGGATCAGCCGCGCCTTCCGTCGTGTCACCGGCTGA
- the lpxC gene encoding UDP-3-O-acyl-N-acetylglucosamine deacetylase yields MKTARQTTLREQVQLDGIGVHSGAAVSVTLHPAEAGTGIAFLRSDQDHLELPAVFRNVSSADLSTVIGHPERGGVATVEHLMAAFAGLGVDNCVVEVDGPEMPILDGSAGPFVAAIDQVGLATLPASRRAIKILKTVVVETDRGVVELHPHDRGMRMEVEIDFANPLVGRQVYGVDIDPTVFRRDIARARTFGFMQDVSKLWAANRALGASLENTIVVGDDRILNPEGLRFRDEFVRHKLLDAIGDLSLAGAPIIGRFRSYRGGHRMNVALLQTLFADPSAYEMVESVVRRERGHADLGVAMPAYGPDAN; encoded by the coding sequence ATGAAGACTGCACGGCAGACAACGCTTCGCGAGCAAGTCCAACTTGATGGAATCGGTGTCCATTCCGGTGCTGCGGTTTCGGTAACCCTGCATCCGGCCGAGGCTGGTACCGGCATCGCCTTCCTTCGTTCCGACCAGGATCATCTCGAACTTCCAGCCGTTTTCCGCAACGTCTCCTCCGCTGACCTGTCGACGGTCATTGGCCATCCCGAGCGTGGTGGCGTGGCCACCGTCGAGCACCTGATGGCGGCGTTCGCCGGCCTCGGTGTCGACAATTGTGTCGTCGAGGTCGACGGTCCGGAAATGCCGATCCTGGACGGCTCGGCCGGTCCCTTCGTCGCGGCGATCGACCAGGTTGGCCTGGCGACATTGCCGGCTTCGCGCCGCGCCATCAAGATCCTCAAGACCGTGGTGGTCGAGACCGACCGCGGCGTGGTCGAGCTGCACCCGCATGACCGCGGCATGCGGATGGAAGTCGAGATCGACTTCGCCAATCCGCTGGTCGGCCGCCAGGTCTATGGCGTCGATATCGATCCGACCGTGTTCCGGCGCGACATCGCCCGGGCGCGCACCTTCGGCTTCATGCAGGATGTCTCCAAGCTGTGGGCCGCGAATCGGGCGCTCGGTGCTTCGCTGGAGAACACCATCGTGGTCGGCGACGACCGCATCCTCAATCCGGAAGGCTTGCGCTTCCGCGACGAATTCGTCCGCCACAAGCTGCTCGACGCGATCGGCGACCTGTCGCTCGCCGGTGCCCCGATCATCGGTCGCTTCCGCTCCTATCGTGGCGGTCACCGCATGAACGTCGCACTGTTGCAGACATTGTTCGCCGATCCGAGCGCTTATGAGATGGTCGAATCGGTGGTTCGGCGCGAGCGCGGCCATGCCGATCTCGGTGTCGCGATGCCGGCCTATGGGCCCGACGCCAACTGA
- the recN gene encoding DNA repair protein RecN, translated as MLAQLSIRDIVLIDRLDLTFAEGLSVLTGETGAGKSILLDATSLALGARGDAALVRNGQTQGQVTAVFDVPAAHPARRIAADADIDTDGDLILRRVQLADGRTRAFVNDQAVSVQVLRAIGASLVEIHGQHADRALVEPEAHRALVDAYGSLLPDAEGVRTAWKGWREARRTVEAAQARLAKARADGDFLRHAVDELTKLKPETGEETQLAERRQAMMQWEKIASDLADAADVLAGPGSAVPSLAAAWRRLERRAQQAPAMIEPIVRAFGEALDRIEDARSAVEAAQREADFDPRELERIEERLFALRAVSRKYAVPVDGLAALAERYQADVAALDAGEGHLVALEKAAREGEAAYRKAAEALSAKRKATAIRLDNAVNGELGPLKLDRARFITEMNHDGEGPEGIDRAEFWVQTNPGTRPGPMMKVASGGELSRFMLALKVVLADQGSAPTLVFDEIDTGVGGAVADAIGQRLSRLALRVQVLSVTHAPQVAAKATRHYLIAKEAAGERVATRVKPLGFELRREELARMLAGETITDEARAAAERLLTVG; from the coding sequence ATGCTTGCCCAGCTTTCGATCCGCGACATCGTCCTGATCGACAGGCTCGATCTGACCTTTGCCGAAGGCTTGTCGGTTCTGACCGGCGAGACCGGCGCCGGCAAATCGATCCTGCTCGATGCGACATCGCTGGCGCTTGGCGCGCGCGGCGACGCGGCGCTGGTCCGCAACGGCCAGACCCAGGGCCAGGTGACCGCGGTGTTCGACGTGCCGGCGGCCCATCCGGCGCGCCGGATCGCGGCCGACGCCGATATCGACACCGATGGTGATCTGATTCTGCGCCGCGTGCAGCTTGCCGACGGACGCACCCGCGCCTTCGTCAACGATCAGGCGGTCAGCGTCCAGGTGCTGCGCGCCATTGGCGCGTCGCTGGTCGAGATCCACGGCCAGCACGCCGACCGGGCGCTGGTCGAGCCGGAAGCCCATCGTGCGCTGGTCGACGCCTATGGCAGCCTGCTGCCCGATGCCGAAGGCGTGCGCACCGCCTGGAAGGGCTGGCGCGAGGCCCGCCGGACCGTCGAGGCGGCCCAGGCGCGCCTTGCCAAGGCCCGGGCCGACGGCGACTTCCTGCGCCATGCGGTCGACGAACTGACCAAGCTCAAGCCGGAGACCGGCGAGGAGACCCAGCTTGCCGAACGCCGGCAGGCGATGATGCAGTGGGAAAAGATTGCGTCCGACCTGGCCGACGCCGCCGATGTGCTGGCTGGCCCGGGTTCGGCGGTTCCCTCGCTTGCCGCGGCCTGGCGCCGGCTCGAGCGGCGGGCCCAGCAGGCTCCCGCCATGATCGAGCCGATCGTCAGGGCCTTCGGTGAGGCGCTGGACCGGATCGAGGATGCTCGCTCGGCGGTCGAGGCGGCCCAGCGAGAGGCCGACTTCGACCCGCGTGAACTGGAGCGCATCGAGGAGCGGTTGTTCGCGTTGCGCGCCGTCTCGCGCAAATATGCCGTGCCGGTCGATGGCCTTGCCGCGCTTGCCGAGCGCTATCAGGCCGATGTCGCGGCGCTGGATGCCGGCGAAGGCCATCTGGTGGCGCTGGAGAAGGCCGCGCGCGAAGGCGAAGCCGCCTACCGCAAGGCCGCCGAGGCGCTGTCGGCCAAGCGCAAGGCGACCGCGATCAGGCTGGACAATGCCGTCAATGGCGAACTCGGTCCGCTGAAGCTCGATCGCGCCCGCTTCATCACCGAGATGAACCATGACGGCGAAGGTCCCGAGGGGATCGACCGGGCTGAATTCTGGGTTCAGACCAATCCGGGCACCCGTCCCGGGCCGATGATGAAGGTGGCTTCGGGCGGCGAACTGTCGCGTTTCATGCTGGCGCTGAAAGTCGTGCTGGCCGACCAGGGGTCGGCGCCAACGCTGGTCTTCGACGAAATCGATACCGGTGTCGGCGGCGCGGTGGCGGACGCCATCGGCCAGCGCCTGTCGCGGCTCGCCTTGCGCGTCCAGGTGCTTTCGGTCACCCACGCGCCGCAGGTTGCCGCCAAGGCGACACGGCATTACCTGATCGCCAAGGAGGCGGCCGGCGAACGGGTCGCGACCCGCGTCAAGCCGCTCGGCTTCGAACTCCGGCGCGAGGAGCTCGCGCGCATGCTGGCTGGCGAAACCATTACCGACGAGGCACGGGCGGCGGCCGAGCGGCTGCTGACGGTCGGCTGA
- the murB gene encoding UDP-N-acetylmuramate dehydrogenase codes for MAFEDLTPIVRALVPGLQGQVTANASMKPFSWFRTGGPAQLLFEPAGELDLVQFLRHIPLDWPVMVVGLGSNLLVRDGGVPGVVIKLGKSFGEIELLPGHLIRAGAAAPDVKVARAAAEAGIAGFAFLRGIPGAIGGALRMNGGAYGGEVTDILVEARAILRSGTTQTFDHAAMGFGYRRCAAPDDAIFVSALFRGSAGEPPVLLAAMDEITRQRSATQPVNTRTGGSTFRNPDGHSAWKLVDQAGCRGFRVGGAQVSELHTNFLIAAPEATSADIEALGEAVRQRVRDTSGIELHWEIKRVGLGAPAE; via the coding sequence ATGGCTTTCGAGGACCTGACCCCGATCGTTCGCGCGCTGGTGCCCGGCCTGCAGGGCCAGGTCACCGCCAATGCCTCGATGAAGCCGTTCTCCTGGTTCCGCACCGGCGGGCCGGCGCAGCTGCTGTTCGAGCCGGCGGGCGAGCTGGATCTGGTGCAATTTCTTCGCCACATCCCGCTCGACTGGCCGGTGATGGTCGTCGGTCTCGGCTCGAACCTGCTGGTCCGCGACGGCGGCGTGCCCGGTGTCGTTATCAAACTCGGAAAATCATTCGGCGAAATCGAACTGTTGCCGGGCCACCTCATACGTGCAGGTGCGGCTGCGCCTGACGTCAAGGTTGCGCGCGCGGCGGCCGAGGCCGGCATTGCCGGCTTCGCCTTCCTGCGCGGCATCCCGGGCGCCATCGGCGGGGCGCTCCGGATGAACGGCGGCGCCTATGGCGGCGAGGTGACCGATATCCTGGTCGAGGCGCGCGCCATCCTGCGTTCCGGCACGACCCAGACCTTCGACCATGCCGCCATGGGTTTCGGCTATCGCCGCTGCGCCGCGCCCGACGACGCCATCTTCGTCTCGGCCCTGTTCCGGGGATCGGCCGGCGAGCCGCCCGTCCTGCTCGCCGCCATGGACGAGATCACCCGGCAGCGCTCGGCCACCCAGCCGGTCAATACCCGCACCGGCGGCTCGACCTTCCGCAATCCCGACGGTCATTCCGCCTGGAAGCTGGTCGACCAGGCCGGTTGCCGCGGCTTCAGGGTCGGCGGTGCCCAGGTTTCCGAACTGCACACCAATTTCCTGATCGCCGCGCCGGAGGCCACTTCCGCCGATATCGAGGCCTTGGGCGAGGCGGTCCGCCAGCGTGTCAGGGACACGAGCGGCATCGAACTGCATTGGGAAATCAAGCGGGTCGGCCTCGGCGCGCCGGCCGAGTAG
- the murC gene encoding UDP-N-acetylmuramate--L-alanine ligase: MKLPRDIGPIHFIGIGGIGMSGIAEVLLNLGYKVQGSDAAEGYTIKRLKDRGAVVSIGHATENLGEAEVVVVSTAIRKDNPELVAARERRIPVVRRAEMLAELMRLKSCVAIAGTHGKTTTTSMVSTLLDAGGFDPTIVNGGIINALGTNARLGAGNWMVVEADESDGSFLKLPADVAIVTNIDPEHLDHYGDFDAVKAAFRAFVENIPFYGFAVMCIDHPVVQDMVGSIADRRVITYGENPQADVRIIDIDLTGGRCRFKVQFRDRAGAVVDEIDDLVLPMPGKHNALNATSAIAVARELGMAGPQIRKALAGFGGVKRRFTRTGEWNGATIFDDYGHHPVEIAAVLKAARASTDTHVIAVVQPHRYTRLASLFNEFCTCFNDADTVIVADVYAAGEQPIPGASRDDLVSGLKTRGHKSVVALDGAHQLAGIVAGLAKPGDYVICLGAGNITQWAYALPGELAKLASSG; the protein is encoded by the coding sequence ATGAAACTTCCCCGCGACATCGGACCCATCCACTTCATCGGCATTGGCGGCATCGGCATGTCCGGCATCGCCGAAGTGCTGCTCAATCTCGGCTACAAGGTCCAGGGCTCGGACGCCGCCGAGGGCTATACGATCAAGCGATTGAAGGATCGCGGCGCCGTCGTATCGATCGGCCATGCCACCGAAAATCTCGGCGAGGCCGAGGTCGTGGTGGTCTCGACCGCCATCAGGAAGGACAATCCCGAGCTGGTAGCCGCCCGCGAAAGGCGCATTCCGGTGGTCCGCCGGGCCGAGATGCTGGCCGAGCTGATGCGGCTCAAGTCCTGCGTCGCCATCGCCGGCACCCATGGCAAGACCACCACCACCTCGATGGTCTCGACCTTGCTCGATGCCGGCGGCTTCGATCCGACCATCGTCAATGGCGGCATCATCAACGCGCTCGGCACCAATGCCCGCCTCGGTGCCGGCAATTGGATGGTGGTCGAGGCCGACGAATCCGACGGTTCGTTCCTGAAACTGCCGGCCGATGTCGCCATCGTCACCAATATCGACCCGGAACACCTCGACCACTACGGCGATTTCGACGCCGTGAAGGCGGCCTTCCGCGCCTTCGTCGAGAACATCCCGTTCTACGGCTTCGCGGTCATGTGCATCGACCATCCGGTGGTCCAGGACATGGTCGGCTCGATCGCCGACCGGCGCGTCATCACCTATGGCGAGAACCCGCAGGCCGACGTGCGCATCATCGACATCGACCTGACCGGCGGCCGCTGCCGCTTCAAGGTGCAGTTCCGTGATCGCGCCGGCGCGGTCGTCGACGAGATCGACGATCTCGTGCTGCCCATGCCGGGCAAGCACAATGCGCTGAACGCCACGTCGGCGATCGCGGTGGCCCGGGAGCTCGGCATGGCCGGGCCGCAGATCCGCAAGGCGCTGGCCGGCTTCGGCGGCGTCAAGCGACGCTTCACGCGCACCGGCGAATGGAACGGCGCGACCATCTTCGACGATTACGGCCACCACCCGGTGGAGATCGCCGCAGTGCTCAAGGCGGCGCGTGCCTCCACCGACACCCACGTCATCGCGGTGGTCCAGCCGCATCGCTACACCCGGCTCGCCTCGCTGTTCAACGAGTTCTGCACCTGCTTCAACGATGCCGATACGGTCATTGTCGCCGATGTCTATGCCGCGGGTGAGCAACCGATCCCCGGCGCCTCGCGTGATGACCTCGTGTCGGGCCTGAAGACGCGCGGCCACAAATCGGTCGTCGCGCTCGACGGCGCCCATCAGCTCGCCGGCATTGTCGCCGGCCTCGCCAAGCCCGGCGACTACGTCATCTGTCTCGGCGCCGGCAACATCACCCAATGGGCCTATGCCCTGCCGGGCGAGCTCGCCAAGCTCGCCAGCTCCGGGTGA
- a CDS encoding cell division protein FtsQ/DivIB yields the protein MAAQQAASAEPYARPSAWDFWLRRLSVRIANLHIPRHAGAYATALLLAATGLYGVQRGGHWPALNGAMLAFGDEMANATGLQVRAVRLTGNTKLSQPEILEAAGISPTTSVLFFDPAAARTRLTANPWIAEATVQKLYPDQLLVEIVEREAFALWQRDGKIAVIAGDGTVIVDQLDSRFQHLPLVVGRGAEKRVREIVGLMNGRPAIASNVRAAVLVAERRWTLVLKNGIDVRLPDTDVDQALATLTRLDAEKKLMTRDVSMIDLRVPGRVTVRLSEEAFRAHEAALKERQRARRRTGTAT from the coding sequence ATGGCGGCACAGCAGGCGGCTTCGGCCGAGCCCTATGCGCGTCCGAGCGCCTGGGATTTCTGGCTGCGCCGCCTTTCGGTCCGCATCGCCAATCTGCATATCCCGCGTCATGCCGGTGCCTATGCCACCGCGCTGCTCTTGGCGGCGACCGGCCTTTACGGCGTCCAGCGCGGCGGTCACTGGCCGGCGCTCAACGGTGCCATGCTCGCCTTCGGCGACGAGATGGCCAATGCCACCGGCCTGCAGGTGCGGGCCGTGCGCCTCACCGGCAATACCAAACTGAGCCAACCGGAAATCCTCGAGGCCGCCGGCATCAGCCCGACCACCTCCGTTCTGTTCTTCGATCCGGCCGCGGCGCGCACCCGCCTGACGGCCAACCCCTGGATCGCGGAAGCCACAGTGCAGAAGCTCTATCCCGATCAGTTGCTGGTCGAAATCGTCGAACGCGAAGCCTTCGCGCTGTGGCAGCGCGACGGCAAGATCGCGGTTATCGCCGGCGACGGCACTGTGATCGTCGACCAGCTCGACAGCCGGTTCCAGCATCTGCCGCTGGTCGTCGGGCGCGGCGCCGAAAAGCGCGTGCGCGAGATCGTCGGGCTGATGAACGGCCGGCCGGCGATCGCCTCGAACGTCCGTGCCGCCGTGCTGGTCGCCGAGCGGCGCTGGACCCTGGTGTTGAAGAACGGCATCGACGTTCGCCTGCCCGACACCGATGTCGATCAGGCGCTCGCGACGCTTACGCGCCTCGACGCCGAGAAGAAACTGATGACCCGCGACGTCTCGATGATCGACCTGCGCGTTCCCGGCCGTGTCACGGTGCGCCTGTCGGAGGAGGCTTTCCGCGCCCATGAGGCGGCCCTGAAGGAGCGCCAGCGCGCCCGCCGCCGGACGGGGACAGCCACATGA
- the ftsZ gene encoding cell division protein FtsZ, with the protein MTINLKMPDIRELKPRITVFGVGGAGGNAVNNMIEGGLLGCDFVVANTDAQALLSAKADRIIQMGIAVTSGLGAGSHPEVGAAAAEEVLDEIRDQLAGSHMAFITAGMGGGTGTGAAPVIARVARELGILTVGVVTKPFHFEGVRRMKTAESGIIELQKSVDTLIVIPNQNLFRVANEKTTFTDAFAMADQVLYSGVACITDLMVKEGLINLDFADVRAVMRDMGKAMMGTGEATGERRAITAAEGAIANPLLDDVSMRGARGLLISITGGNDLTLFEVDEAATRIREEVDPEANIILGATFDAALDGTIRVSVVATGIDHIPNQNVGGSTIAELTAKLKQNTQKLASMAPAQAPVIETRSMQEPQPVETQLRHAPVMEAPVAPPQPVITASEVTLQPVPAKPSLFREAPVELDAPRLPPRDEPMPARDFIPPAAEKPMRAVRMPSVDELPRPGQQQVRAAQAAAAAPPADNPVERKRTSLMDKLAAIGFTRRADEHEAPAAPQPRMAPPLAPARPAPQAQRPAAPAPQIRREPAGLDIHGRPAAPQARAEEDHLDIPAFLRRQAN; encoded by the coding sequence ATGACGATCAACCTGAAGATGCCCGATATCCGGGAACTCAAGCCCCGGATCACCGTGTTCGGGGTGGGCGGCGCCGGCGGCAACGCCGTCAACAACATGATCGAGGGCGGTCTGCTCGGTTGTGACTTCGTCGTCGCCAATACCGATGCCCAGGCGCTGCTGTCGGCCAAGGCCGATCGCATCATCCAGATGGGCATCGCGGTCACCTCGGGCCTCGGCGCCGGGTCGCACCCGGAAGTTGGTGCGGCCGCGGCCGAAGAGGTGCTGGACGAGATCCGTGACCAGCTCGCCGGCTCCCACATGGCCTTCATCACCGCCGGCATGGGCGGCGGCACCGGCACGGGTGCGGCACCGGTCATCGCGCGGGTCGCCCGCGAGCTTGGCATACTGACTGTCGGCGTGGTCACCAAGCCCTTCCACTTCGAGGGCGTGCGCCGCATGAAGACGGCCGAATCCGGCATCATCGAGCTGCAGAAGTCGGTCGACACCCTGATCGTCATCCCGAACCAGAACCTGTTCCGGGTGGCCAACGAGAAGACCACCTTCACCGACGCCTTCGCCATGGCCGATCAGGTGCTCTATTCGGGCGTCGCCTGCATCACCGACCTGATGGTCAAGGAAGGCCTGATCAATCTCGACTTCGCCGACGTGCGCGCCGTCATGCGCGACATGGGCAAGGCGATGATGGGCACCGGCGAGGCGACCGGCGAACGGCGCGCCATCACGGCGGCCGAGGGTGCCATCGCCAATCCGCTGCTCGACGACGTGTCGATGCGCGGCGCGCGCGGCCTGCTGATCTCGATCACCGGCGGCAACGACCTGACCCTGTTCGAGGTCGACGAAGCGGCGACCCGCATCCGCGAGGAAGTCGATCCGGAGGCCAATATCATCCTGGGCGCCACTTTCGACGCGGCGCTGGACGGGACGATCCGGGTCTCGGTGGTGGCCACCGGCATCGATCATATCCCCAACCAGAACGTCGGCGGCTCGACCATTGCCGAGCTGACCGCCAAGCTGAAGCAGAACACCCAGAAGCTCGCCTCGATGGCGCCGGCGCAAGCCCCGGTCATCGAGACCCGCTCGATGCAGGAGCCCCAGCCGGTCGAGACGCAGCTGCGTCACGCGCCGGTCATGGAGGCGCCGGTCGCCCCGCCGCAGCCGGTGATCACCGCAAGCGAGGTGACGTTGCAGCCGGTGCCGGCCAAGCCTTCGCTGTTCCGCGAAGCGCCGGTCGAACTCGACGCGCCGCGCCTGCCGCCGCGCGACGAGCCGATGCCGGCCCGCGATTTCATCCCGCCGGCGGCCGAGAAGCCGATGCGCGCCGTGCGCATGCCGAGCGTCGATGAACTGCCGCGGCCGGGCCAGCAGCAGGTCCGCGCCGCTCAGGCCGCCGCGGCGGCACCTCCGGCCGACAATCCGGTGGAGCGCAAGCGCACGTCGCTGATGGACAAGCTCGCCGCGATCGGCTTCACCCGCCGCGCCGACGAGCATGAGGCCCCGGCGGCGCCCCAGCCGCGCATGGCCCCGCCGCTGGCGCCGGCGCGTCCGGCTCCGCAGGCCCAGCGCCCGGCCGCGCCCGCACCGCAGATCCGCCGCGAGCCGGCGGGTCTCGATATCCACGGCCGCCCGGCCGCGCCGCAGGCGCGTGCCGAGGAGGACCACCTGGATATTCCGGCCTTCCTGCGGCGTCAGGCGAACTGA
- a CDS encoding D-alanine--D-alanine ligase → MTKPHVAVLMGGWSAEREVSLRSGKACADALESVGYPVTRIDVGRDIALRLADLKPDVVLNVTHGRPGEDGTLSAILEVMRIPYSHSGVMSSALAMDKAMAKRVLSASGIAVPGGLRVHRLEAAREHLIARPYVVKPNAEGSSIGVFIVTAEHEHPPQELNSAEWGLDETVLVEPFIAGRELTCAVMGDRALAVIEIVQDNRFYDYEAKYAPGGSRHLIPAPLKPNIYSEVQRLSLAAHHALGCKGVSRADFRYDDTPGGTGDLVCLEVNTQPGMTGTSLVPDMAAHEGISFAELVEWMVLDASLDR, encoded by the coding sequence ATGACCAAACCTCACGTCGCGGTCCTGATGGGCGGCTGGTCCGCCGAGCGTGAGGTGTCGCTCAGGTCCGGCAAGGCCTGTGCCGATGCGCTCGAATCAGTTGGCTATCCGGTCACGCGAATCGATGTCGGCCGCGATATTGCGCTGCGCCTGGCCGATCTGAAGCCGGATGTGGTCCTCAACGTCACGCATGGCAGGCCCGGCGAAGACGGAACGCTCTCGGCGATCCTCGAGGTGATGCGCATCCCCTACAGCCATTCCGGCGTCATGTCGTCGGCGCTCGCCATGGACAAGGCCATGGCCAAGCGGGTCCTGTCGGCGTCCGGCATCGCCGTGCCGGGAGGCTTGCGCGTCCATCGCCTGGAAGCGGCGCGCGAGCACCTGATTGCCCGGCCTTATGTCGTGAAACCCAATGCCGAGGGCTCTTCCATCGGCGTGTTCATCGTCACCGCCGAGCACGAGCATCCGCCGCAGGAGCTGAATTCGGCCGAATGGGGGCTCGATGAAACCGTGCTGGTCGAGCCTTTCATCGCCGGCCGCGAGCTGACCTGCGCCGTCATGGGCGACCGGGCGCTGGCGGTGATCGAGATCGTACAGGACAACCGGTTCTACGACTATGAGGCGAAATATGCGCCCGGGGGGTCGAGGCACCTGATTCCTGCGCCGCTTAAACCAAATATTTACTCTGAGGTCCAAAGACTGTCCCTCGCAGCGCATCATGCGCTCGGCTGTAAAGGGGTCAGCCGTGCGGACTTCAGATACGATGACACGCCCGGTGGAACCGGGGATCTCGTCTGTCTCGAAGTCAACACGCAGCCCGGGATGACCGGGACTTCGCTCGTCCCTGACATGGCCGCTCACGAAGGCATTTCGTTCGCAGAGCTGGTCGAATGGATGGTGTTGGACGCTTCGCTAGATCGCTGA